One Lycium barbarum isolate Lr01 chromosome 5, ASM1917538v2, whole genome shotgun sequence genomic window carries:
- the LOC132639650 gene encoding uncharacterized protein LOC132639650 yields the protein MILAARSSESSDTVPNPRNDGDYKYNAITTRSGKTIGEESLVKDDVVVDDEKMVEEPIIVKEEVSSKKKRASIEKPIIVEDGPKIDEAPKGKKAVEVVPRTSPPAPRPPPSFPQRLAKKADDGKLLKFIERLKGLSINIPLVEALEQIAGYAKFMKDLVTKMRHASFETMGDTHHCSSIVTKALVQKKEDPGAFTIPCTICMYKFGKALCNLGASINLMPLAIFNKLGLATPRPTKMSY from the exons AtgatcttggcggcaaggtcaagtGAATCAAG TGATACGGTTCCAAATCCAAGGAATGATGGTGATTATAAATACAATgcaatcactactaggagtggcaagACAATTGGGGAAGAATCATTGGTGAAAGATGATGTGGTGGTTGATGATgagaaaatggttgaagaacccatCATTGTTAAGGAAGAAGTGAGTTCAAAGAAGAAGCGGGCTAGTATTGAAAAGCCCATTATTGTTGAAGACGGTCCGAAAATTGATGAAGCTCCAAAAGGCAAGAAAGCGGTAGAGGTGGTGCCAAGGACTTCACCGCCTGCTCCAAGACCTCCTCCTTCATTTCCTCAACGATTGGCAAAGAAAGCGGATGATGGAAAGCTTCTCAAGTTTATAGAGAGATTAAAAGGGCTTTCAATTAACATTCCCTTGGTGGAAGCACTTGAACAAATTGCCGGTTATGCTAAATTCATGAAAGATCTTGTAACCAAGATGAGGCATGCTAGTTTTGAAACAATGGGAGATACACATCATTGTAGCTCTATTGTGACAAAGGCCTTGGTTCAAAAGAAAGAAGATCCGGGAGCTTTCACCATCCCTTGCACAATTTGCATGTATAAATTTGGCAAAGCACTATGTAATCTTGGAGCAAGCATTAACTTGATGCCGCTTGCTATTTTTAACAAGTTGGGCTTGGCCACTCCCCGACCCACAAAAATGAGCTACTAA